Proteins encoded together in one Corynebacterium liangguodongii window:
- a CDS encoding histidine phosphatase family protein, which produces MRRLILLRHGQTDYNATRRLQGQLDTTLSDVGVAQARAAAERAKGLGVIRIVSSDLVRARRTAEIVAEALGLGVSLDARLRETHLGDWQGKTHAEVDSWREGIRDYWRNNPGWAPPSGESRLDVARRARPVVDELMDAEEKWDGAAVLLVAHGGTISALTSNLLDLGEAQYPLFKGLNNTATSQLAAVPASGGEPGSVTWYLEAWNRELGR; this is translated from the coding sequence ATGCGACGACTCATTCTCCTGCGCCACGGGCAGACGGACTATAACGCCACGCGCCGCTTGCAAGGTCAGCTGGATACGACACTTTCCGACGTCGGCGTCGCGCAGGCGCGCGCGGCTGCCGAGAGAGCGAAGGGGCTCGGCGTGATCAGGATTGTCTCCTCCGATCTGGTCCGGGCGCGCCGCACGGCCGAGATCGTCGCGGAGGCGCTCGGCCTTGGCGTCAGTCTCGATGCGCGCCTCCGCGAGACGCACCTGGGGGACTGGCAGGGAAAGACCCACGCGGAGGTGGATTCGTGGCGCGAGGGCATCCGCGACTATTGGCGCAACAACCCCGGTTGGGCGCCTCCGTCGGGGGAAAGCCGGCTTGATGTGGCTAGGCGTGCTCGGCCTGTGGTCGACGAGCTCATGGACGCCGAGGAGAAGTGGGACGGGGCTGCTGTGCTTCTTGTTGCTCACGGCGGCACGATCTCGGCGCTTACCTCGAACCTGCTTGACCTCGGCGAGGCCCAGTACCCCCTGTTCAAAGGGCTTAACAACACGGCGACGTCCCAGCTCGCGGCGGTGCCGGCGTCCGGCGGGGAGCCCGGGTCGGTGACGTGG
- the rsfS gene encoding ribosome silencing factor, translating to MTALSTSIDQASIAAKAADEKLGRNIAVIDVSDVLAITDIFVIVSADNERQVASIVEEIEAEMTAAGLEPKRREGNREYRWVLLDYGSIVVHVQRDAEREFYGLDRLYSDCEVYEVEGVPPYERDAALTGEASPRGAESIEDLPLAGEGPQTAPEPGVAY from the coding sequence TTGACTGCCCTTTCCACCTCCATCGACCAGGCTTCCATCGCTGCGAAGGCCGCCGACGAAAAGCTCGGGCGCAACATCGCCGTCATCGATGTCTCCGACGTGTTGGCGATTACTGACATCTTCGTCATCGTCTCCGCCGACAACGAGCGCCAGGTGGCGTCCATCGTGGAAGAAATCGAGGCGGAGATGACGGCGGCGGGCCTGGAGCCGAAGCGGCGCGAGGGCAACCGCGAATACCGCTGGGTGCTGCTCGACTACGGCAGCATCGTCGTCCACGTCCAGCGCGATGCGGAGCGCGAATTCTACGGCCTCGACCGCCTCTACTCCGACTGCGAAGTCTACGAGGTCGAAGGGGTGCCGCCGTACGAGCGCGACGCGGCGCTTACCGGCGAGGCCAGCCCGCGCGGGGCGGAGAGCATCGAGGACCTTCCCCTCGCGGGGGAGGGCCCGCAGACCGCGCCCGAGCCCGGCGTCGCCTACTAG
- the nadD gene encoding nicotinate-nucleotide adenylyltransferase, translated as MTTFSPLGPDPAHSREAARRIGVMGGTFDPIHHGHLVAGSEVADIFGLDEVVFVPTGDPWQKADRRVSDSEDRYLMTVIATASNPRFSVSRVDIDRGGPTYTIDTLRDLRGLYPGAELFFITGADALSSIMSWHDWDKMFDLAQFVGVTRPGYELREDMLPAEHQERVHLVEIPAMAISSTDCRLRAHESRPVWYHVPDGVVQYIAKNDLYREL; from the coding sequence ATGACCACCTTCTCACCGCTTGGCCCCGATCCTGCACACTCGCGCGAGGCTGCGCGCAGGATTGGGGTGATGGGCGGAACTTTCGATCCAATTCACCACGGCCATCTCGTCGCCGGCAGCGAGGTCGCTGACATTTTCGGACTCGACGAGGTTGTCTTCGTCCCCACCGGTGACCCGTGGCAGAAAGCGGATCGTAGGGTCTCGGATTCCGAGGACCGCTACCTCATGACGGTCATCGCCACAGCCTCCAACCCGCGATTTAGCGTCTCGCGCGTCGATATTGACCGCGGCGGTCCGACCTACACCATTGACACGCTGCGCGACCTGCGCGGGCTCTACCCCGGGGCGGAGCTGTTCTTCATCACCGGGGCGGACGCGCTGAGCTCGATCATGTCGTGGCACGATTGGGACAAGATGTTCGATCTGGCCCAATTCGTCGGCGTCACCCGCCCGGGCTACGAGCTGCGCGAAGACATGCTTCCGGCCGAGCACCAGGAGCGGGTCCATCTGGTGGAGATCCCGGCGATGGCCATTTCCTCGACGGATTGCCGGTTGCGCGCGCACGAGTCGCGGCCCGTGTGGTACCACGTGCCCGACGGGGTGGTGCAATACATTGCCAAAAACGACCTCTACCGCGAACTGTGA
- a CDS encoding glutamate-5-semialdehyde dehydrogenase, whose amino-acid sequence MDNTDSRAAEREEVRSIARAAKAVAPVVATLSTPRKNDVLRSAARALVEAEAVILAANEADLAAGREAGLSSSLLDRLALDSSRIAAMASGLEQVAGLADPVGEVVSGRTLPNGIRMRQVRVPLGVMGMVYEARPNVTVDAFGLALKSGNVALLRGSKSARTTNEALVEVLRGVAANSGLPREVVSLLPCETHDSVQDLITARGLVDVVIPRGSARLISTVVENATVPAIETGTGNCHFYIDADAELDSAIAMLINGKTRRTSVCNATETALIDASLPPSAQLRIIEELQAAGVTVHGDVDTLGALGARDVVAATESDWADEYLSMDIAVALVDGVGGAIDHITRYSTGHTEAIASLNARTLARFAAEVDCAAVMLNASTAYTDGEQYGMGAEIGISTQKLHARGPMALPELTTTKWILEGDGHVRP is encoded by the coding sequence ATGGATAACACCGATTCCCGCGCCGCTGAGCGCGAAGAGGTCCGTTCCATCGCGCGCGCCGCGAAGGCCGTCGCCCCTGTTGTGGCGACGCTTTCCACCCCGCGCAAAAACGATGTCCTGCGCAGCGCCGCGAGAGCGCTCGTCGAGGCTGAGGCGGTGATCCTCGCGGCCAACGAGGCGGACCTCGCGGCCGGCCGCGAGGCGGGTTTGAGCAGCTCCCTGCTCGACCGCCTCGCGCTCGATTCCTCCCGCATCGCCGCGATGGCTTCCGGTTTGGAGCAGGTCGCGGGCTTGGCGGACCCGGTCGGCGAGGTCGTGAGCGGCCGCACCCTGCCCAACGGCATCCGCATGCGCCAGGTCCGTGTGCCCCTGGGCGTGATGGGCATGGTCTACGAGGCGCGCCCGAACGTTACCGTCGACGCCTTTGGCCTGGCGCTGAAGTCGGGCAACGTGGCGCTGCTGCGCGGCTCGAAGTCGGCGCGCACGACCAACGAGGCCCTCGTCGAGGTGCTGCGCGGCGTCGCCGCCAATAGCGGCCTGCCGCGCGAGGTCGTCTCGCTGCTGCCTTGCGAGACCCACGATTCCGTGCAGGATCTGATTACGGCGCGCGGGCTCGTCGACGTTGTCATCCCCCGCGGTTCCGCGCGGTTGATCAGCACGGTGGTGGAAAACGCCACGGTGCCCGCGATTGAGACGGGCACGGGCAATTGCCACTTCTACATCGACGCGGACGCTGAGCTCGACTCCGCCATCGCGATGCTTATCAACGGCAAGACGCGGCGTACCTCCGTGTGCAACGCGACAGAGACCGCGCTTATCGACGCCTCCTTGCCGCCCAGTGCCCAGCTCCGCATCATCGAGGAGCTCCAGGCCGCCGGGGTGACGGTGCACGGGGACGTCGATACGCTTGGTGCCCTTGGCGCGCGCGACGTCGTCGCCGCGACCGAGTCGGACTGGGCCGATGAGTACCTCTCGATGGATATCGCCGTCGCGCTTGTCGACGGCGTGGGCGGCGCCATCGATCACATCACCCGCTACTCGACCGGCCACACCGAGGCCATCGCCTCGCTCAACGCGCGCACGCTCGCCCGCTTCGCCGCCGAGGTCGATTGCGCGGCGGTCATGCTCAACGCCTCGACCGCCTATACCGACGGCGAGCAGTATGGCATGGGTGCCGAGATCGGGATCTCCACCCAGAAGCTCCACGCGCGCGGCCCGATGGCGCTGCCGGAGCTCACCACCACGAAGTGGATCTTGGAGGGTGATGGGCACGTGAGGCCGTAG
- the proB gene encoding glutamate 5-kinase, translating into MATEQELRNHIATAKRVVVKIGTSSLVDDDFSVSQDRIDRIVDALQDRMAAGSDVIVVSSGAIAAGMAPLGLTTRPRDLATKQAAAAVGQVHLAQSWGRSFARYGRTTGQVLLTQADAGRRERARNAQRTIDKLRQFGAVPIVNENDTVATSEMRFGDNDRLSAIVSTLVWADALYLLSDVDGLYDRNPVDPAARKITQVRSGKDLEGTSIGGGGALGTGGMAAKVSAARLATRGGVPVLLASSDNISRALTSADCGTVFHTRPSSSLSAWKFWVLYAADAEGVLHLDAGAVDAVTSGGTSLLAVGITGVDGEFHAGDIVEILGPGGETVGRGEVAYGAAELADMIGKQTSELPEHQHRPVIRADYLSNYATRL; encoded by the coding sequence ATGGCCACTGAGCAGGAACTGCGCAACCATATCGCCACAGCAAAGCGCGTGGTGGTCAAAATTGGCACAAGCTCGCTTGTCGACGACGACTTTAGCGTAAGCCAAGACCGCATCGACCGGATCGTCGATGCCTTGCAAGATCGCATGGCCGCCGGCAGCGATGTCATCGTCGTCTCCTCGGGTGCGATCGCGGCCGGGATGGCGCCGCTGGGGCTGACCACCAGGCCGCGGGATCTCGCCACGAAGCAGGCGGCCGCGGCGGTCGGCCAGGTGCACCTCGCGCAAAGCTGGGGCCGCTCGTTTGCCCGCTACGGGCGCACGACGGGCCAGGTGCTGCTCACCCAGGCGGATGCGGGCAGGCGCGAGCGCGCGCGCAACGCCCAGCGCACCATCGATAAGCTGCGTCAGTTTGGCGCGGTGCCGATCGTGAACGAAAACGACACGGTGGCCACCTCCGAGATGCGCTTCGGCGATAACGACCGGCTCTCCGCCATCGTCTCCACCCTCGTATGGGCGGACGCGCTCTACCTGCTTTCCGACGTCGATGGCCTCTACGACCGCAACCCGGTCGACCCGGCGGCGCGCAAGATCACCCAGGTGCGCTCTGGCAAGGATCTCGAAGGCACGTCGATCGGTGGGGGCGGGGCGCTCGGCACCGGCGGGATGGCCGCGAAGGTCTCTGCTGCTCGCCTGGCCACGCGGGGAGGGGTGCCGGTCCTCCTGGCCTCCTCGGATAACATCTCACGCGCGCTCACGAGCGCCGACTGCGGGACGGTCTTTCACACGCGGCCGAGCTCGAGCTTGAGCGCTTGGAAATTCTGGGTGCTCTACGCCGCCGATGCCGAGGGCGTGTTGCACCTCGACGCGGGCGCGGTTGACGCGGTGACGAGCGGCGGGACGAGCTTGCTCGCGGTCGGCATCACGGGGGTCGACGGGGAGTTCCATGCCGGCGACATCGTCGAGATCCTGGGCCCCGGCGGGGAGACTGTTGGGCGCGGCGAGGTCGCCTACGGCGCGGCGGAGCTCGCCGACATGATCGGCAAGCAGACCTCGGAGCTGCCGGAGCACCAGCACCGGCCGGTGATCCGGGCGGACTACCTGTCGAACTACGCGACGCGTCTCTAG
- the obgE gene encoding GTPase ObgE, producing the protein MAQFVDRALLHLQAGDGGHGCASVHREKYKPLGGPDGGNGGHGGDIIFEVSSQVHTLLDFQFRPHLKAKRGANGAGDHRNGARGEDLVLAVPVGTVVRSADGEILADLTVPGTRFVAAEGGYGGLGNAALATHKRKAPGFALKGEPGEALDLVLELKSMADVGLVGFPSAGKSSLISVLSAAKPKIADYPFTTLQPNLGVVTVGHDTFTIADVPGLIPGASQGKGLGLDFLRHIERTAVLAHVVDAATMEPGRDPVSDIEALEAELASYAEELDLDSGLGDLRQRPRLIVLNKMDIPDARDLAEFVEDDLAQRFGWPIHTVSTASREGLDELKWALWEIVKASRASRPGPAAAAQPAQIIRPKAVDAADGIEVVADPEFEGAWVVTGEKALRWIRQTDFDNDEAVGYLSDRLNKAGVEDQLRKLGAQEGDTVTIGEISFDWEPSIGGDPTMTSRGRDARLEGTNRASAAERKRASQARRGLIDEFDFGEEQEADRERWQG; encoded by the coding sequence TTGGCTCAGTTTGTTGACCGAGCCCTCCTGCACCTGCAGGCGGGAGACGGCGGGCACGGCTGCGCGTCGGTGCACCGGGAGAAGTACAAGCCGCTCGGCGGGCCCGACGGCGGAAACGGCGGGCACGGCGGCGACATCATTTTTGAGGTCTCCTCCCAGGTGCACACCCTGCTGGATTTCCAGTTCCGCCCGCACCTCAAGGCGAAGCGCGGGGCGAACGGGGCGGGTGATCACCGCAACGGCGCGCGTGGGGAGGACCTCGTCCTCGCTGTCCCCGTGGGGACGGTGGTGCGCTCGGCCGACGGCGAGATCCTCGCGGACCTCACAGTGCCCGGCACCCGGTTCGTCGCCGCCGAGGGCGGCTACGGCGGGCTCGGCAACGCAGCGCTAGCCACCCACAAGCGCAAGGCCCCCGGCTTTGCGCTCAAGGGCGAGCCGGGCGAGGCGCTCGACCTGGTCTTGGAGCTGAAATCCATGGCAGATGTCGGGCTAGTGGGTTTCCCCTCGGCGGGGAAATCCTCGCTCATCTCCGTGCTCTCGGCGGCGAAGCCGAAGATCGCGGACTACCCGTTTACCACCCTGCAGCCCAACCTCGGCGTGGTCACCGTCGGCCACGACACCTTTACCATTGCTGACGTGCCCGGGCTCATCCCCGGCGCGAGCCAGGGCAAGGGGCTGGGCCTGGACTTCCTGCGGCATATCGAACGCACCGCCGTCCTCGCCCACGTCGTCGACGCCGCCACGATGGAGCCGGGGCGCGATCCCGTCAGCGACATCGAGGCGCTTGAGGCCGAGCTGGCCTCCTACGCCGAGGAGCTCGACCTCGACTCGGGGCTGGGGGATCTGCGCCAGCGTCCCCGCCTCATCGTGCTCAACAAGATGGATATCCCCGACGCGCGGGATCTCGCGGAGTTTGTCGAAGACGATCTGGCGCAGCGGTTCGGCTGGCCCATTCACACCGTCTCCACCGCAAGCCGGGAGGGCCTCGACGAGTTGAAGTGGGCGCTCTGGGAGATCGTGAAGGCCTCCCGCGCGTCCCGCCCGGGCCCCGCCGCGGCCGCGCAGCCCGCGCAGATCATCCGCCCGAAGGCCGTCGACGCCGCAGACGGCATCGAGGTCGTGGCCGACCCCGAGTTCGAGGGTGCGTGGGTGGTCACGGGAGAAAAGGCGCTGCGCTGGATCCGCCAGACGGACTTCGACAACGACGAGGCCGTGGGCTACCTCTCGGACCGCCTGAACAAGGCGGGCGTGGAGGATCAGCTGCGCAAGCTTGGCGCCCAGGAGGGCGATACGGTGACGATCGGGGAGATTTCTTTCGACTGGGAGCCGTCGATCGGCGGTGACCCGACCATGACCAGCCGCGGGCGCGATGCCCGCCTCGAGGGCACGAACCGTGCCTCGGCGGCGGAGCGCAAGCGCGCCTCCCAGGCGCGCCGCGGACTTATTGACGAATTCGATTTTGGAGAGGAGCAGGAAGCCGACCGCGAGCGCTGGCAGGGGTAG
- a CDS encoding ABC transporter ATP-binding protein: MSTLEEFDASGRHAPSPQGPPLGYGAQQPTYGAPYPGGVGGAPAAPGTVFAGPQWGVFDPVTFSFKRVFSHTWHFWVLFPLAFFVALLLGTMAGVIPLAIRHADEASPDFSGGEIAFLIILYAVLFIASTYYSAVVYNAALRETQGEEQSWSTAFKNAPFGRMLLSMIMIVLAEFAYVIVGAVLIGVAGSVVGWLGAVVAIPVTVGLIPVFLVLGFYPFYVLDGHGVGEAFSRACRDVFSHFWKLLGAYLILAIIAYALVLFTIGFGIVFAMPAAILGSAFIYRKVSGGDVVLNLGGKGV; encoded by the coding sequence GTGAGTACACTTGAAGAGTTCGACGCATCTGGCCGTCACGCACCCAGCCCCCAGGGCCCGCCGCTCGGGTACGGCGCGCAGCAACCGACCTACGGCGCGCCGTACCCGGGTGGCGTCGGCGGCGCTCCCGCCGCACCAGGGACCGTGTTCGCGGGGCCGCAGTGGGGCGTTTTCGACCCCGTTACCTTTAGCTTCAAGCGGGTCTTCTCGCACACCTGGCACTTCTGGGTCCTCTTTCCGCTGGCGTTTTTCGTCGCGCTGCTCCTGGGGACGATGGCCGGGGTTATCCCGCTGGCGATCCGCCACGCCGACGAGGCCAGCCCGGATTTCTCCGGGGGAGAAATCGCCTTCCTGATCATCCTCTACGCCGTGCTGTTTATCGCCAGCACTTACTACTCCGCGGTGGTCTACAACGCCGCGCTGCGAGAGACGCAGGGAGAAGAGCAATCCTGGTCGACGGCGTTTAAGAACGCCCCCTTTGGGCGCATGCTCCTCTCCATGATCATGATCGTGCTGGCCGAATTTGCCTACGTGATCGTCGGCGCCGTGTTGATCGGCGTGGCAGGGTCAGTCGTGGGCTGGCTGGGCGCGGTCGTTGCCATTCCCGTCACCGTAGGCCTTATCCCCGTGTTCCTCGTCCTCGGGTTCTACCCCTTCTACGTGCTCGACGGCCACGGCGTGGGCGAGGCGTTCTCCCGCGCGTGCCGGGACGTGTTCTCGCACTTCTGGAAGCTCCTCGGGGCCTACCTCATCCTCGCCATCATCGCCTACGCCCTCGTGCTTTTCACCATTGGGTTCGGCATCGTCTTTGCCATGCCGGCCGCAATCTTGGGCTCCGCGTTTATCTACCGGAAGGTCTCGGGTGGCGATGTCGTCCTCAACCTGGGCGGCAAGGGGGTCTAG
- the rpmA gene encoding 50S ribosomal protein L27: MAHKKGASSSANGRDSESKRLGVKRFGGQQVKAGEILVRQRGTKFHPGDNVGRGGDDTLFALAAGAVQFGIKRNRRIVNIVPADGQGVASEVLEAAEAAGVVEETATA; this comes from the coding sequence ATGGCACACAAGAAAGGTGCATCCAGCTCCGCGAACGGTCGTGACTCCGAGTCCAAGCGCCTCGGCGTGAAGCGCTTCGGTGGCCAGCAGGTCAAGGCCGGCGAGATCCTCGTCCGCCAGCGCGGCACCAAGTTCCACCCGGGCGACAACGTCGGCCGTGGCGGCGACGACACGCTCTTCGCCCTCGCGGCAGGCGCGGTCCAGTTCGGCATCAAGCGCAACCGCCGCATCGTCAACATCGTCCCGGCAGACGGCCAGGGCGTAGCCTCCGAGGTCCTCGAGGCCGCAGAGGCGGCGGGCGTGGTTGAGGAGACCGCGACCGCGTAG
- the rplU gene encoding 50S ribosomal protein L21, with protein sequence MYAIVKTGGKQYKVAEGDLVRVEKLEGEAGDTVSLTPVLLVDGAEVTTGQDALSKVNVEAEIVEHGKGKKIDILKYKNKTGYKVRQGHRQPQTTVKITGIK encoded by the coding sequence ATGTACGCGATCGTCAAGACCGGCGGCAAGCAGTACAAGGTTGCCGAGGGTGACCTGGTCCGGGTCGAGAAGCTCGAGGGTGAAGCAGGCGATACGGTTTCGCTCACCCCGGTCCTTCTCGTCGACGGGGCAGAAGTCACCACCGGCCAGGATGCGCTGTCCAAGGTCAACGTTGAGGCTGAAATCGTCGAGCACGGCAAGGGCAAGAAGATCGACATCCTCAAGTACAAGAATAAGACCGGCTACAAGGTCCGCCAGGGCCACCGCCAGCCGCAGACCACCGTCAAGATCACCGGCATCAAGTAA
- a CDS encoding translation initiation factor IF-2 N-terminal domain-containing protein has protein sequence MSETTRGRGRKSNGAASADKRHPAADFDRATLSDKTRVFQLAKQLGVPSKELVVALNELGLVKVAQSSLTRAESERLLDALADPAQPVPAPATSEAAAEIDEKIRRRVRKDVENEIHQIEQKVDQELDPGESAPGGPHEPVEPDGPDGAAPEQEDVGELLTNVEPEVTPAPEGTEPPAYVPLFKAPTRGQRRRAARARAQEDEDRTRGEGADDSSVPTASSAPSAAAQPGENAADSSAHEGGSSGADEAVEVIDEPKAIRGSSRLEAQRRRRSEKREEDRKRSKIVSQAEFLARRESVERVMVVRERPRHDGPGTITQVGVLEDGVLAEHFVTSEANSSMIGNIYLGRVQNVLPSMEAAFIDIGQGRNGVLYAGEVDWKAAGLGGRTRRIEQALKSGDQVIVQVTKDPIGHKGARLTTQISLAGRYLVYVPGGRSAGISRKLPAPERKRLKDILAKVVPGKGGAIIRTAAEGVPEEAIGADVARLHTQWETIQDSAEREKASKGAKPVTLYEEPNLLVKVVRDLFNEDFSALVVDGTRPWNTVHAYVSSVAPDLVERLVRYDKAENDGQDAFEAYRIDEQIQKALSRTVWLPSGGTLIIERTEAMTVIDVNTGKFTGSGGSLEETVTRNNLEAAEEIVRQMRLRDIGGMIIVDFIDMILPENQELVLRRLKEALGRDRTRHQVSEVTSLGLVQITRKRLGTGLLETFSTTCECCGGRGVVVTEDPVDAIEEHSSAPERGARKKPADDSRERGVSGRASDIAIDEDALDQLAASVIRGDAGAESAKMTHAAQHGEGGRAEAEATHASGGRRRGRRGSGRGKGARDQHGAHGDATALEEPKAPRDEVRDEVPSRGAEERAETRGAATESFEKAVEEFENSPRRRRRTRGNSRSDHRPRPEDFWGESEPEAGQDSGKETSHDTPAQSREPERGAVEEAGRADAPAARAVSATRGRRRAVRRSTASPLAGNESAGKAGAAGVQESSGAERGGVDKREPGTGRGRRRATRRRATRR, from the coding sequence GTGTCGGAGACTACCCGCGGCCGCGGACGGAAGAGCAACGGGGCGGCGTCGGCGGACAAGCGGCACCCGGCTGCGGACTTTGACCGCGCCACGCTGTCGGATAAGACGCGGGTGTTCCAGCTTGCGAAGCAGCTCGGAGTGCCCTCGAAGGAGCTCGTCGTCGCCCTCAACGAGCTCGGCCTGGTCAAGGTCGCTCAGTCCTCGCTCACCCGGGCGGAGAGCGAGCGGCTTCTCGACGCCTTGGCGGACCCCGCCCAGCCCGTCCCCGCACCGGCTACCAGCGAGGCAGCCGCCGAGATCGACGAGAAGATCCGGCGGCGCGTGCGCAAGGACGTCGAAAACGAAATCCACCAAATCGAACAGAAGGTGGACCAAGAGCTCGATCCCGGCGAGAGCGCCCCAGGCGGGCCGCATGAGCCGGTCGAGCCGGACGGGCCGGACGGGGCAGCACCCGAGCAGGAGGACGTAGGCGAGCTTCTCACCAACGTCGAGCCCGAGGTCACCCCGGCGCCCGAGGGGACCGAGCCGCCCGCCTACGTCCCCCTCTTCAAGGCGCCGACGCGCGGCCAGCGGCGCCGCGCCGCGCGCGCCAGGGCACAAGAGGACGAAGACCGCACGCGCGGCGAAGGCGCCGACGACAGTTCTGTGCCTACTGCATCCTCTGCGCCGTCCGCGGCCGCGCAGCCGGGCGAGAACGCAGCCGACTCGTCAGCCCATGAAGGCGGCAGCAGCGGTGCGGACGAGGCGGTCGAGGTCATCGACGAGCCTAAGGCGATCCGCGGCTCCTCGCGCCTCGAGGCTCAGCGCCGCCGTCGCAGCGAGAAGCGCGAAGAGGACCGCAAGCGCTCCAAGATCGTCTCCCAGGCCGAGTTCCTCGCCCGCCGCGAGTCGGTCGAGCGCGTCATGGTGGTGCGCGAGCGACCGCGTCACGACGGCCCGGGCACCATCACCCAGGTCGGCGTCCTCGAAGACGGCGTCTTGGCCGAGCACTTTGTCACCTCCGAGGCGAATTCCTCGATGATTGGCAACATCTACCTCGGCCGCGTGCAAAACGTGCTGCCCAGCATGGAAGCCGCCTTTATCGACATCGGGCAGGGGCGCAACGGAGTTCTCTACGCGGGCGAGGTGGATTGGAAGGCCGCCGGGCTCGGCGGGCGCACCCGGCGCATCGAACAGGCCCTCAAGTCGGGAGACCAGGTCATCGTCCAGGTCACCAAAGACCCGATCGGGCACAAGGGCGCGCGCCTGACCACGCAGATTTCCCTGGCGGGGCGCTACCTGGTCTACGTCCCGGGCGGGCGCAGCGCCGGGATCTCCCGGAAGCTCCCGGCGCCCGAGCGCAAGCGGCTCAAAGATATTTTGGCCAAGGTCGTGCCCGGCAAGGGTGGGGCCATCATCCGCACCGCGGCCGAGGGCGTGCCGGAGGAAGCCATCGGCGCCGACGTCGCGCGCCTGCACACCCAGTGGGAGACCATCCAGGATAGCGCCGAGCGCGAAAAGGCCTCCAAGGGCGCGAAGCCTGTCACCCTCTACGAGGAGCCCAACCTGCTGGTCAAGGTCGTGCGCGACCTGTTTAACGAGGACTTCTCCGCGCTCGTCGTCGACGGCACGCGGCCGTGGAACACCGTCCACGCCTACGTTAGCTCCGTCGCGCCCGACCTCGTCGAGCGCCTCGTGCGCTACGACAAGGCGGAAAACGACGGCCAGGACGCCTTCGAGGCCTACCGCATCGACGAGCAGATCCAGAAGGCGCTCTCGCGCACGGTGTGGCTGCCCTCCGGCGGGACCTTGATCATCGAGCGCACCGAGGCGATGACGGTGATCGACGTCAACACCGGCAAATTCACCGGCTCCGGAGGCTCCCTCGAGGAGACGGTGACGCGCAACAACCTCGAGGCCGCCGAGGAGATCGTGCGTCAAATGCGGCTGCGCGATATCGGCGGGATGATCATCGTCGACTTCATCGACATGATTCTGCCCGAGAACCAGGAACTCGTCCTGCGCAGGCTCAAAGAGGCGCTCGGGCGAGATCGCACCCGCCACCAGGTTTCCGAGGTCACCTCGCTCGGGCTCGTGCAAATCACCCGCAAGCGCCTCGGCACCGGCCTGCTCGAGACCTTCTCCACCACGTGCGAGTGCTGCGGTGGCCGCGGCGTCGTCGTGACCGAAGATCCCGTCGACGCCATCGAGGAGCACTCCAGCGCGCCCGAGCGCGGGGCGCGCAAGAAGCCCGCCGACGACTCCCGGGAGCGAGGCGTAAGCGGGCGCGCCTCCGACATCGCCATCGATGAAGACGCGCTGGATCAGCTTGCAGCCTCGGTCATCCGCGGCGACGCAGGGGCCGAATCGGCAAAGATGACACACGCGGCGCAGCACGGCGAGGGCGGTCGAGCTGAGGCAGAGGCCACCCATGCCTCGGGCGGGCGCCGCCGCGGCCGGCGCGGCTCCGGCCGCGGCAAGGGGGCACGCGACCAGCACGGCGCCCACGGCGATGCGACAGCGCTCGAAGAGCCCAAGGCGCCTCGTGATGAGGTTCGTGATGAGGTGCCGTCTCGGGGCGCCGAGGAGCGCGCGGAGACCCGCGGCGCCGCAACCGAGTCGTTCGAGAAGGCCGTGGAGGAGTTCGAGAACTCGCCGCGTCGCCGGCGCCGCACGCGCGGGAACTCCCGCTCGGACCACAGGCCCCGACCGGAAGATTTCTGGGGCGAGAGCGAGCCCGAGGCAGGGCAAGACTCCGGGAAAGAGACCTCCCACGACACCCCGGCGCAGTCACGCGAGCCGGAGCGCGGGGCGGTGGAGGAGGCCGGGCGCGCGGACGCCCCGGCGGCCCGTGCGGTCAGCGCGACCCGCGGTCGGCGCCGCGCCGTGCGCCGCAGCACCGCGTCCCCGCTGGCGGGGAACGAGAGCGCCGGCAAAGCTGGGGCGGCCGGGGTCCAGGAGTCAAGCGGCGCGGAGCGCGGGGGCGTCGATAAGCGTGAGCCCGGAACCGGCCGCGGTCGGCGTAGGGCCACGAGGCGGCGCGCCACACGGCGCTAA